CACGAATTCGGTGATGGCGCAATGCTCGTCGGTGCCATCGCGGCGCCAGATGAGCAGTTCGGCATCGAGGGCCGCACACAACGAGATCATCGCCCCGGCGGGCAGGCCCAGGCAGATGTTGCCGCCGACCGTCGCGGTGCGCCAGATCTTGAACGAGGCCAGCAGTGCCCGGGCGCACTGCCCGAAGAGGTTCACGGCCTGCCACTCGGGCGGATACGAGGCGTTGACGAACCGTTCGATGCTGCAGGTGGCACCCACCTGCAGACCATCGCCGTCGACCGCCAAATCCGGCCAGCGCATACCGGCCAGATCCACCAACCGCCGCAGCCCCGGCTGCGGCTGGCTCATCAGCCAGGTACCGCCCGCCAGCACTCCGTCGTGCTCACCGAGACCGCTGAGGTCAGCCCGGTCCCGTGGAATCATCACCGACTCGATGGTGTGCAGATCCATCAGCGCAACCTGCTCATCAATCCATGATGCGCCGCGCGCACCGCGGCGGCGACCCGGTCGGTGTCGACCGTGAGCATTTCCCCATTCCGGACGATCGATTTGCCGCCGACCCACGAACACCTGATGGGCGGCACCTCGCCCAAGATCAGCGCGGCCACCGGGTCGTCGATTCCACTATGGGCCAGCGTGCTCAGGTCCCACAGCACCAGGTCGGCGCACTTGCCGACCTCGATCGAGCCGATCTCTTCGGCGCGGCCCAGCAGCCGGGCACCGCCCAGCGTCGCCAGCTCCAGTGCGGTGCGGGTGCTCAGCGCCGTGGGCCCGCCGACGGCGCGTGCCAATAACAGCGCCTGGTGCGCCTCCTCCAGAAGACGCCCCGACTCGTTGGAGGCCGCACCGTCCACACCCAGGCCCACCGGCACCCCCGCCGCCACCAGCTCCCGGGTACGGGCGATACCGGCGCCCAGGCGCCCGTTCGAGGTCGGGCAGTGCGCGATGCCGGTGCCCGCACCGGCCAGCCGGGCGATGGAGGCGTCGTCGAAGTGGATGCCATGCGCGAACCACACATCGGGCCCCAGCCAGCCCAGCCCTTCCATGTAGTCGAGGGGGCTGCAGCCGAACCGCTGCGCGCAGTAGGCGGTTTCGTCCTCGGTTTCCGCCAGGTGGGTGTGCAGCCGCACGCCGTGCTCGCGGGCCAGCAGCGCCGACTGCCGCAGCAGCTCACCGCTCACCGAGAAGGGCGAGCACGGCGCCACACCGATGCGCACCATCGAGCCGGGCGCCGGGTCATGCCAGCGCGCGATGGCCGCGGCGCTGGCCTCCAGCGCGGTGTCGATCGACTCCACCAGATTGTCCGGCGGCAACCCGCCGTCCGATTCGCCCAGGTCCATCGAACCTCGGGTGGGGTCGAACCGCAGTCCGACCTCGCGGGCTGCCTCGATCTCGGCCTCCAGCAGATCGCCTGCACCCGAAGGAAATACATAGTGGTGGTCGGTGGTCGTGGTGCAGCCGGACAGCGCCAGCCAGCTCAACGCACCCTGCGCCGCCACGTGCAGGCCGTCCGCGTCAATACCCTCCCACACCGGGTACAGGGCGGTAAGCCATTGAAACAGCGTGTGATCGGCGGCCAACCCACGGGTGATCCACTGGTATAGGTGGTGGTGTGTGTTGACCAAGCCCGGTGTGAGCAGACAGCCACGGCCATCCACTCGCACTACATCCGGCAATGCCCGCCAGGGGTTGGGTTCCCCGGCCATCAGTACCGCGGCAATCCGGCCGTCCTCGACAACCACCGTCGCATCGTCGATTTCCCGGCGTTGCTGATCTACGGTGGCGGCGAATACATTCTCGATCAACGTTATTGGACTCATCGAGGCACCCCGCTGTGGTGCTTTGTGCTGCGCCACCGAGGTGCACTGTGCACTATGGTGGCATGGACCCGATCGCCGCTGCCGTCTATCGCGGGCACATCTTCCACATCACCGGCTCCCCCACGGTGGCCGATGCGCCCGCACATCTGCAGTCGATTCCCGACGGCGCCCTGGCGGTCGGCGTCGACGGCGCGATCGCCTATTGCGGCCCGTATTCCCAACTGCCCCGGGAATTCACCGCATGGTCCGTGCGCGACCATCGCGGGAGCTTCCTGCTGCCCGGGTTCGTCGACACGCATATGCATTTTCCGCAGGTGTACTGCACCGACTCCTATGGCGGTGGCCAATTGTTGGAGTGGCTGGAGCACTGCATCTTTCCGGCCGAGGCGCGCCTGTCCGATCCCGCGCTGGCGCGGCGCGCGGCCGTCGCGTTCTGCCGCCGCCGGATCGCCGCCGGAACCACCGCCGCGATGGTGATGGGCTCGGCCTTTCCGCAGGCGCAGGAGGCCTTGTTCACCACGACGCGCGCCGCAGGCCTGCGCATGGTCAGCGGGCGCGGCGTGCAGACCACCGGGCCGGACAGCGCCGGGCCGCTGCTGACCACGACGGAACGCGCAATCGAGCTGTGTGCCCATGAAATCAGCAGCTGGCACGGGGGCGATCTCACCGATGTGGCGTTGGCCCCGCGGTTCTCGTTGTCGGTCACCGCGGACACCCTCGCGGCGCTGGGCGAGCTGTACGACACCGTGCGCGGCGACGGTGTCTACTTCCATTCCCACCTCAACGAGAACGCCCGGCCCAACACCGGTGAGGTGGATGCCACGCTGTCGGCGTACGGGGTGGCGAGTTACCTGGATACCTATGACGGTCATTTTCTGCCCGGCTCCCGTAAGGGCGGCGCAACTCTGCTGGGCCGCAGGAGCATCCTGGCGCACGCCGTGCACTGCCAGGACGCCGAACTGGCCCGGCTCGCCGAGACGGGCAGCTCCATCGCGCATTGCCCCACCTCCCAGCTGTTCCTGGGTTCGGGCACCATGCCCTGGCGCAGAACCGTCGCCAGCGGAGTCAACGTCGCGCTGGGCAGCGACGTGGGCGCCGGCGACGAATGGCTGTTGAGCCGCGTGCTGAACGACTGCTTCAAGGTCCACATGTCCGAACCGGCTTCGGCCGCGGTATCCCTGCATCCTGCCGAGCTGCTGTTCACCGCCACGCTGGCTGGAGCACGGGCACTGGACCGCGAAGACACCTTTGGCAATCTGGATTCGGGCAAGGACGCCGACTTTCTGATCGTCGATCCGGACCGGTGGCACCCCCTGGCCGACACTCTCTCCCACGGCGTCCGATCCGACGACGGGCAGGTGGCCGCCGAGCAGACACTGTTTGGCCTGCTGATGGGGCTGCGCGAGCCTGCCATCAGCGCTGTGTTGGTGCGGGGGCGCGATATCACCGGCTACCTCGACGGCGACCGCTAGACCAACCAAGACAGATGCGGGTACCACGCCGGCCCGGCATCCGGGGCGTCGTCGCGGGCGACGATGGCCTGAATCAACCCGTACGGACGATCGTCGGCATGGAAGACCTCGTTGGGATTATCCAACCCGAAAGGCGATAAGTCGTAGACGAAGTGGTGCTTGTTCGGCGCCGAGAGCCGGACCTCCGCGATCGACGGGTATGCCGCCAGAACGGCCTTGCCGATCTCGTACAGCGTCTGCTGCAGGGCCAGCGAGTGCACGGTGGCGAACCTCTCCAGGATGATCGCCTTGACCCCGGCATACGTTGCGTCCCAGTCGATATCGGTACCCACGAAGCGCCACTTGGCCACCAGCGAGGTGGCCATCACCCGATCAGTCGTCGGCTGCAGGACCGTGTACTTGTCTTCCAGGAAGTCGTGGAACTCCGAACCCGTCGACTTCAGTACGACGAGATCCTTGAGGCCGCCGACCACCCAGGTCTGCTGCTGCGTGCCGACACCGTCGACGGTGATCTCGGCGGTGCGCACCTCCTGACCCTTGCGGACCCAGGTGTGGTCATGCTCGCGCCCATCGACAACGACACGCTCCCAGGCATATTCGTCGATCTCGATACGTGCCCCGGTCACCGGCTCGTATTCGTCCACGAAGTGGTACGCCAGGTCCAGACCGTACCGCTCGATGGTCTCGATGCCCTTCTCCTTGGCGTAGGCGTAGATGGTCTGCTTTTGGCTATCGGTGGGCAGCACCTTGCGCTGATCACCGTCGGTGTAGGCGGCCGCGAAATCTCCGCGCAGCGCGCTGCCGACATTCAGGTCCTTGATCTCGTGGCGCGGAGCGTCGCGGTAGATCCGGACCACCCGATTCTCGGCCTTGCCGTACTGGTTGCCTCCCAGGACGATTCCCATTGATGCTTCCTTTCTCAGCTGCCGCGGTAGGTCGAGTAGGCGTAGGGGCTCAGCAACAGAGGGACATGCAGGTGTGCGCCGCCGTCCGCGTGAAAGCTGACGATCACCTCCGGGTAGAAACCCTCGATCCCGTTGTCGGCGAACCAGGTTCCGGTGTCGAACACCAACCGGTACGGCCCGGATGCCAACACCGTACCGGTGAGGTCCGCGATCCTTCCGTCGGAATCGGTGGCGCCGCCCGCTACCTGAGATCCCGTGGCGTCCAGCAGCATCACCCGGACACCCTGTGCCGGTCGCCCGGTCACCGCGTCCAGGACATGGGTACTCAGACCCGTCACAATTCATCCTCCGTCTCGATCTCGTCGGCATGCCTGCCCGCGGGCCCCAGCATCCGCACCAGTCGGCTGCGATTGATCTTGCCCAACTCCATTCTCATGACCCGGCGTTCGTTCTGTGGATCGTTCTTGAGCCGCTCTTCCAGGATCGTCAGTAGCTCCTCGGCAGGTCTACCGTTCGCGAACACCAGGTATACGTAGCCGAATCGCTTCTCGTACTCGGCATTGGCTTCCCTGAGCCGGGCCAGGACCGCGGCGTCGGCACCGGCCACACCCGACTGCTCACGCTGGGAGGCCGCGCTCTCGGAGCGCTCCCCGATCCTCGGGTGCCCGTCGAGCGCCTCGTCCAGGTCCGTCTCCGTGAGCTCGGCCAGGATCAGGTCCGCACGGTTGTACAGCGCCTGCTCGTCGCGGAACGGCCTCCCGGCCGCCACCCGCACCGCCCATATCCGCGAGGCGCAACACTCGTAGAGCCAGTGGATCGCCTGGTTGTCGGACAGCTCGTTGAAGCTCTCGATTCCCCGCCAGTCAACGCGCCGCATGGAAATCCTCGAAGCGACCGAAACGAGCGGCCGTGATGGGGTTGGCGTCGGCCACCAGATCATCGAACCGGTAATTGGCGATCTTCGCGATCTCGATGAGCGCGAAGGCACGCTCGCTGGTGGTGGAATTCTCCATCCGGCTCCACCCGTTACGCAGCAGACGCTCGTAACGCTCGGTCTCGCGTGCGCAGATCACCAGCGGAAAGCCGAAATGCTCGCGATAGGCGTTGGCCAGGCTCACCACGTTGTTCAGTTCGCTCTCGTCCAGCGTCTGCAAGATGGTGTGGTCGACGGCTGCCATCTCACCAGCTTCGTCCTCGGCGCCCAGATCGGGGAACGATCTGATGAGTTCGAGCTGCTCCTCGTCGCCGCCGGTGAGCATCGCCTCCTGGAAGGCGCTGCGCAGGTCATGGGTGTCGGCGAACGGCCGCTGCCGGTAGGCGCGGTCCACCACCCAGTGCACGTCCTGCACCAGGCCGCCGAAGGTGCGGCGAAACTCCTCCAGGGTCATCTCGTTGACCTGCGCGAGCCGAATGGCACCGCCCCCGGCCACCGCCACGCCCCGGCTGCCGGTGTGGAAGAACAGCAGGTTCAAGACGATCGCGGTGATGGCGCCCATGGTGATGCCGGTGCTGAACGGGATCTGCAGCAGCCCCGGGACCGCCTGGTCGATTCCCGGAAGCGCCGGAACGGCGATATCGCGCCCGTGGTCCAGGACCGTCGACGGGCCCGAGGACTGAGAGAACTGCACGTACATCCCCATCGCCAGCGACGTACTGGCGATGATCAGGTTGCGGTGGTCGTTGAAATCGACCTTGCCGAGTGTCTGAATACCGACCACCGCCACCGTCGCGAACAGCGTCATGGCGGCCCCGCCCAACACCGGGGCCGGAATCGACTCCACGATCTTGGCGGTCTTGGGCAACACACCCAACCCCATCATGATCACCCCGGCGGCCGCTACCACCCAACGGCTCTTGACACCGGTCAGGCGCACCAGCCCGACGTTCTCCGAGAACGCCGTATACGGGAACGAGTTGAAGGTGCCGCCGATCATCGTGGCGATGCCGTCGGCCCGCACCGTGGCAGCGATATCGGCTCCGCGCACCCGCTTTCCGACGATCTCGCCGGTGGCGAAGACCGCACCGGTGGATTCGACGGCGGTCACCAGCAGCACCACGATCAGCGACACCACTGCGATCACATCGAAACGCGGTGCTCCGAACGCGAACGGCGAGGTGAACCCGATCCAGTCCGCCTCGCCGACGCGGGTGAAGTCGGTGTCCCCGGCCAACCACGCGATGGCGGTACCGGCGACCAACCCCAGCAGCACGGCGATGGTGCTCCAGAAGCCCCGGAAGAACCTCTGCATCAACACGATCGCCGCGATGGTGCCCACCGCATACACGAGCCATCGCCCGTTTCCGGGATCGTGGGCGGCCACCGGGCTGTGCGGGTTGCGGACAGCGTCTCCGATGCCCACCGGCAACAGCGATACCCCGATGATCGTGATGACCGAGCCGGTGACGATCGGTGGGAAGAAGCGGATCAGCCGGGCGAAGAACGGGGCGATGAGGAAGGTGAACGCGCCCGCGGCGATCACGGCGCCGTAAACCGTGAGCAGCCCTACCCTGCCGCCGCCGTGGTCATTGGCGATTTTGATCACCGGGGCGAGGGTGGCGAAGGTGACCCCTTGTAGCAGCGGCAGCCGCACGCCGATCTTCCAGAACCCGACGGCCTGCAGAATCGAGGCGATACCGCAGGTGAACAGGTCAGCCGTGATCAACATGGTCAGCGCCTCGGCGTCCAGGTCGATAGCCCGCGCGATCAGCAGCGGCACCAGTACGGCGCCCGCGTAGAACGCGATCACGTGCTGGACGCCCAGGGTGACGAGTTTGCCTGCGGAGGGCACCTCGTCCACCGGGTGGATCCTCTTGCGTGCGGCCCCGGGCGCGGCCGGTCGCGTCGTGTCGGCGCTCATCGCGGAACCTCCCTGCCTCGGTGTGCCGACGCATACCCGCCGGACGCGCAAGCGACGCTAGATCGAACGTGTTGCGGCCAGGTTGCCGGGTGTCTATATTTTCCCGGCGGGCCGCACCCGGCTACGCCTCGGCGGCCACATCCAATTGTCCTGCGGCAGCGACTATCACCGACTCCAAACGGTCGTGATGGGTGGCCGCAACGGTCAGCAGGGCCTCGGTGTCACGCCTTGCCACCGCTGTGATCATCGCCTCATGATCGGCGTGCAGTTGCAGTTGATCCGACGCCGAGACCGTCCGCATCACCTGGAACGGCTCGGTCAGATTCCACGTGGCCTCGAACATGTGCAGCAGGCGGTGCATGCCGCAGGGCAGCACCAAGGCACGGTGAAAACGACGGGAATGCTGGTGGAAAGCGCGGGCATCGCCCTCGACGGTCGCCTGCTGCAACAGCTGATGTTCGGCCACTGCGCGATCTAGGTCTTCCGGGGTTGCCAGCGCCACGGCCTGCGCCAGTGCGGCACGCTCCAGAACGCCTCGGGTGAAATAGATCTCACGAAGCTCCGGCAAGGTGAGCTGCGCGACGCGGTATCCCCCGTTGGCCCGGTGGTCCACAAGTCCTTCCGCGACAAGGGTCTTGAGCGCCTCCCGGACCGGAATGGGGCTGATTTGGTACGTGTCGGCCACCTCACCGATGGGGATCATCGAACCCGGCGGTGCGGCACCGTCCAGGATGGCCCGCCGCAACCCGTCGAGCACACTGGTCTGATCGTGACCAGACCTGGTGGCGCGCAACTCGTTGATCAGCCTCCGATAGCGGAACGTACGTGACACTCGCCCTCCATCGCCGTCGGCCAAAACACGATTTTGCCAGTGCAGGCGCCCCGCTGCCCTTGCTGGCGACGCAGAGTTAACGCGAACGTTTCATGACCGGCTGCCCGCCGACCTCAGCACCGCCCGCGCCGTGCGCGGCCGACGTACCCTGTCGGCCATGCGCATACGCGTGATCAACCCCAACACCACCGAGACCATGACGAAGTCCATCGGCGCGGTGGC
The nucleotide sequence above comes from Mycobacteroides saopaulense. Encoded proteins:
- a CDS encoding solute carrier family 23 protein, with the protein product MSADTTRPAAPGAARKRIHPVDEVPSAGKLVTLGVQHVIAFYAGAVLVPLLIARAIDLDAEALTMLITADLFTCGIASILQAVGFWKIGVRLPLLQGVTFATLAPVIKIANDHGGGRVGLLTVYGAVIAAGAFTFLIAPFFARLIRFFPPIVTGSVITIIGVSLLPVGIGDAVRNPHSPVAAHDPGNGRWLVYAVGTIAAIVLMQRFFRGFWSTIAVLLGLVAGTAIAWLAGDTDFTRVGEADWIGFTSPFAFGAPRFDVIAVVSLIVVLLVTAVESTGAVFATGEIVGKRVRGADIAATVRADGIATMIGGTFNSFPYTAFSENVGLVRLTGVKSRWVVAAAGVIMMGLGVLPKTAKIVESIPAPVLGGAAMTLFATVAVVGIQTLGKVDFNDHRNLIIASTSLAMGMYVQFSQSSGPSTVLDHGRDIAVPALPGIDQAVPGLLQIPFSTGITMGAITAIVLNLLFFHTGSRGVAVAGGGAIRLAQVNEMTLEEFRRTFGGLVQDVHWVVDRAYRQRPFADTHDLRSAFQEAMLTGGDEEQLELIRSFPDLGAEDEAGEMAAVDHTILQTLDESELNNVVSLANAYREHFGFPLVICARETERYERLLRNGWSRMENSTTSERAFALIEIAKIANYRFDDLVADANPITAARFGRFEDFHAAR
- the uraH gene encoding hydroxyisourate hydrolase, whose translation is MTGLSTHVLDAVTGRPAQGVRVMLLDATGSQVAGGATDSDGRIADLTGTVLASGPYRLVFDTGTWFADNGIEGFYPEVIVSFHADGGAHLHVPLLLSPYAYSTYRGS
- the pucL gene encoding factor-independent urate hydroxylase, translated to MGIVLGGNQYGKAENRVVRIYRDAPRHEIKDLNVGSALRGDFAAAYTDGDQRKVLPTDSQKQTIYAYAKEKGIETIERYGLDLAYHFVDEYEPVTGARIEIDEYAWERVVVDGREHDHTWVRKGQEVRTAEITVDGVGTQQQTWVVGGLKDLVVLKSTGSEFHDFLEDKYTVLQPTTDRVMATSLVAKWRFVGTDIDWDATYAGVKAIILERFATVHSLALQQTLYEIGKAVLAAYPSIAEVRLSAPNKHHFVYDLSPFGLDNPNEVFHADDRPYGLIQAIVARDDAPDAGPAWYPHLSWLV
- a CDS encoding 8-oxoguanine deaminase codes for the protein MSPITLIENVFAATVDQQRREIDDATVVVEDGRIAAVLMAGEPNPWRALPDVVRVDGRGCLLTPGLVNTHHHLYQWITRGLAADHTLFQWLTALYPVWEGIDADGLHVAAQGALSWLALSGCTTTTDHHYVFPSGAGDLLEAEIEAAREVGLRFDPTRGSMDLGESDGGLPPDNLVESIDTALEASAAAIARWHDPAPGSMVRIGVAPCSPFSVSGELLRQSALLAREHGVRLHTHLAETEDETAYCAQRFGCSPLDYMEGLGWLGPDVWFAHGIHFDDASIARLAGAGTGIAHCPTSNGRLGAGIARTRELVAAGVPVGLGVDGAASNESGRLLEEAHQALLLARAVGGPTALSTRTALELATLGGARLLGRAEEIGSIEVGKCADLVLWDLSTLAHSGIDDPVAALILGEVPPIRCSWVGGKSIVRNGEMLTVDTDRVAAAVRAAHHGLMSRLR
- a CDS encoding GntR family transcriptional regulator, translating into MSRTFRYRRLINELRATRSGHDQTSVLDGLRRAILDGAAPPGSMIPIGEVADTYQISPIPVREALKTLVAEGLVDHRANGGYRVAQLTLPELREIYFTRGVLERAALAQAVALATPEDLDRAVAEHQLLQQATVEGDARAFHQHSRRFHRALVLPCGMHRLLHMFEATWNLTEPFQVMRTVSASDQLQLHADHEAMITAVARRDTEALLTVAATHHDRLESVIVAAAGQLDVAAEA
- the uraD gene encoding 2-oxo-4-hydroxy-4-carboxy-5-ureidoimidazoline decarboxylase gives rise to the protein MRRVDWRGIESFNELSDNQAIHWLYECCASRIWAVRVAAGRPFRDEQALYNRADLILAELTETDLDEALDGHPRIGERSESAASQREQSGVAGADAAVLARLREANAEYEKRFGYVYLVFANGRPAEELLTILEERLKNDPQNERRVMRMELGKINRSRLVRMLGPAGRHADEIETEDEL
- a CDS encoding FAD binding domain-containing protein, whose amino-acid sequence is MDLHTIESVMIPRDRADLSGLGEHDGVLAGGTWLMSQPQPGLRRLVDLAGMRWPDLAVDGDGLQVGATCSIERFVNASYPPEWQAVNLFGQCARALLASFKIWRTATVGGNICLGLPAGAMISLCAALDAELLIWRRDGTDEHCAITEFVTDINVTILRPGDVLRAITFPSRALSQPTALRKIAYSALGRSGALVTGRLDGADIVLGVTAGTRRPVVLRVPAEPERVHEAAAAIPAAQFHTDAHGTAAWRRAVTAQLAREVAEELTSGRP
- a CDS encoding amidohydrolase family protein codes for the protein MDPIAAAVYRGHIFHITGSPTVADAPAHLQSIPDGALAVGVDGAIAYCGPYSQLPREFTAWSVRDHRGSFLLPGFVDTHMHFPQVYCTDSYGGGQLLEWLEHCIFPAEARLSDPALARRAAVAFCRRRIAAGTTAAMVMGSAFPQAQEALFTTTRAAGLRMVSGRGVQTTGPDSAGPLLTTTERAIELCAHEISSWHGGDLTDVALAPRFSLSVTADTLAALGELYDTVRGDGVYFHSHLNENARPNTGEVDATLSAYGVASYLDTYDGHFLPGSRKGGATLLGRRSILAHAVHCQDAELARLAETGSSIAHCPTSQLFLGSGTMPWRRTVASGVNVALGSDVGAGDEWLLSRVLNDCFKVHMSEPASAAVSLHPAELLFTATLAGARALDREDTFGNLDSGKDADFLIVDPDRWHPLADTLSHGVRSDDGQVAAEQTLFGLLMGLREPAISAVLVRGRDITGYLDGDR